The Fimbriimonas ginsengisoli Gsoil 348 genome window below encodes:
- a CDS encoding glycoside hydrolase family 172 protein: MLGKTSLGQLPYLRDYTSRRASSYDVTGGNEDWWTIQPGERRTILSANVAGCIRHIWTTVGGDDGYLRRVVLRCWWDGEDAPSVEAPLGDFFGMGHGVRKNFASLPLQMSPADGRGMNCWWPMPFDTARVEIHNECENPINLYFYIDWEEYACEPPPLAAAADKAGPPKDPDANGRRRGQAVDVPEKPARFHAQWRRENPTEGWLTEKLGPENYLQIWREHPNLSDKENYTILEAEGDGIYVGCNLNVDCFQREGNDWYGEGDDMIVIDGEPWPPRLHGTGTEDYFNTAFGPSTEFCAPYHGITLYSGNDEWPFKGKNSMYRFHIEDPVRFRKSIRVSIEHGEANALTLDMSSTAYWYQHEPHKPFPALPTVGERLPRP; encoded by the coding sequence ATGCTTGGAAAAACCAGCCTCGGACAGCTCCCCTATCTTCGCGACTACACCTCTCGCCGGGCCAGTTCTTACGACGTAACCGGGGGGAACGAGGATTGGTGGACGATCCAGCCGGGTGAGCGCCGCACGATTCTGTCGGCGAACGTGGCCGGGTGTATTCGCCACATCTGGACCACGGTGGGTGGAGATGACGGCTATCTGCGTCGGGTGGTCTTGCGTTGCTGGTGGGATGGCGAGGACGCCCCGAGCGTTGAGGCGCCGCTGGGCGACTTCTTCGGAATGGGGCACGGGGTCCGGAAGAACTTTGCTTCTCTGCCGCTCCAAATGTCTCCTGCGGACGGCCGCGGCATGAATTGTTGGTGGCCGATGCCGTTCGACACCGCTCGAGTCGAGATCCACAACGAATGCGAAAACCCAATCAACCTCTACTTTTACATCGATTGGGAAGAGTACGCCTGCGAACCCCCTCCTCTTGCCGCCGCGGCAGACAAAGCCGGCCCACCAAAAGACCCTGACGCGAACGGGAGGAGGAGGGGGCAGGCGGTGGACGTTCCGGAAAAGCCCGCGCGGTTCCACGCCCAGTGGCGGCGAGAGAACCCGACGGAAGGTTGGCTCACCGAGAAGCTCGGCCCGGAGAACTACTTGCAGATTTGGCGCGAGCACCCGAACCTATCGGACAAAGAGAACTACACGATTCTCGAAGCGGAAGGGGATGGGATCTATGTTGGTTGCAACCTCAACGTCGACTGCTTCCAGCGAGAGGGGAACGATTGGTACGGCGAAGGGGACGACATGATCGTCATCGACGGCGAGCCGTGGCCGCCGCGCCTCCACGGGACCGGTACCGAGGATTACTTCAACACCGCGTTCGGCCCTTCGACCGAATTCTGCGCTCCCTACCATGGGATCACCCTTTACTCAGGAAACGACGAGTGGCCTTTCAAGGGGAAGAACTCGATGTATCGGTTCCATATCGAAGACCCGGTCCGATTTCGAAAGTCGATCCGGGTGTCGATCGAGCACGGGGAGGCCAACGCGCTCACGCTGGACATGAGCTCGACGGCTTACTGGTATCAACACGAGCCGCACAAGCCGTTTCCAGCGCTTCCGACGGTAGGAGAAAGATTGCCCCGGCCGTAA